One Cardiocondyla obscurior isolate alpha-2009 linkage group LG16, Cobs3.1, whole genome shotgun sequence genomic region harbors:
- the LOC139109077 gene encoding uncharacterized protein, with product QCNFHVVISDDLVPTCLRVIMWRSSRRLIIDCIQFVFRCGRNDFNADNLDDISDYDVQDVPMYFQPQTFGLSAQPRQDDLQHRPNAPGTKRTSSPEVVTKMLQALEEMGEPVRSSEKIRGVSPKPPGYRLHSETSSRTN from the exons CAGTGTAATTTCCACGTCGTAATTAGCGACGATCTTGTGCCAACATGTCTGCGCGTGATTATGTGGAGATCATCAAGAAGGCTGATCATCGATTGTATACAGTTCGTCTTTAGATGCGGCCGCAATGATTTCAATGCGGATAATTTGGACGATATTTCCGATTACGATGTCCAGGATGTTCCTA TGTATTTCCAACCGCAAACGTTCGGGCTGTCGGCGCAGCCACGCCAGGACGACCTTCAGCATCGACCGAATGCGCCGGGAACAAAGAGAACATCGTCGCCGGAAGTGGTGACCAAGATGTTGCAGGCCCTCGAGGAGATGGGCGAGCCTGTAAGATCATCCGAGAAAATACGCGGAGTTTCGCCGAAGCCCCCAGGATATCGGTTGCATTCGGAAACGTCGTCGAGGACGAACTGA
- the Nasp gene encoding protein HGV2: MADVSEEVPIKDAATAISQGKRHLLVRDYHLAVAVLARACELLAQEHGETGDEMGELYLLYGRALLGLAREEAGVLGGGVPGSEEASQDEQGEEEEEEEETEEGAVTENNHTTEAPYTNGKEEDKQETTEKEAEKKEDSKDAKDVKDTETEKDEKTEESDKTADSKIEQKNKQKEEIPGCSRDFDQHNGGASGSGLNKKDDEAEEEDVEKENDEDEINNLQIAWEVLELAKLVLVKRGPPGWKFLAEAYRLLGEVAMEGSNHESALIDFKACLNLLEKMTPRDHRAIAEIHYQLGLAHAMANNFDISVEQFNEASALLEAKIVYLKTLQDDPPQSDDPFYTVEGEIKELQELLPEIQEKIADIKDLKKEANVLKDIKEERLNGCSSDGEANEASGSGSSTSKPASDISHLVRKKRKAEDEEESASLCKKSMKEKDVA; the protein is encoded by the exons ATGGCCGATGTGTCGGAGGAAGTGCCGATCAAGGACGCCGCGACAGCAATTTCTCAAGGCAAACGCCACCTTCTGGTGCGCGATTACCATCTCGCAGTAGCCGTTCTAGCTCGTGCTTGCGAGCTTCTTGCACAGGAACATGGAGAAACCGGCGACGAGATGGGCGAGCTTTATCTACTTTATGGACGAGCTCTTTTGGGCCTCGCACGCGAAGAGGCGGGAGTGCTAGGAGGTGGTGTGCCTGGGTCAGAGGAAGCCAGCCAAGACGAACAGGgtgaagaggaagaggaagaggaggaaacCGAGGAAGGAGCCGTAACGGAAAACAATCATACTACAGAAGCCCCTTACACGAATGGCAAAGAGGAGGATAAGCAAGAAACAACTGAGAAAGAAgcggagaagaaagaagattcgAAGGATGCGAAGGACGTGAAAGACACAGAGACTGAAAAGGATGAAAAAACTGAAGAGTCCGATAAAACAGCTGATAGTAAGATCGAGCAAAAAAATAAGCAGAAGGAAGAGATTCCTGGCTGCAGTCGAGATTTCGATCAACATAATGGTGGAGCTTCGGGTAGCGGCCTGAATAAAAAAGATGACGAGGCGGAAGAAGAGGACGTAGAGAAGGAAAATGACGAAGACGAAATTAACAATCTACAG ATTGCTTGGGAAGTCTTGGAATTGGCGAAATTAGTTCTCGTAAAACGTGGACCACCAGGCTGGAAATTTTTAGCTGAGGCTTATCGCCTTCTAGGTGAGGTCGCGATGGAAGGTAGCAATCACGAGAGCGCCTTGATTGATTTCAAGGCCTGCTTGAATTTGTTAGAGAAGATGACACCGCGTGATCATCGAGCGATTGCCGAGATTCATTATCAGCTTGGATTGGCGCACGCGATGGCGAACAACTTTGACATCAGCGTCGAGCAATTTAATGAAGCATCTGCGTTACTAGAAGCGAAGATCGTATATTTAAAGACTTTGCAGGATGACCCGCCTCAATCTGACGATCCTTTTTACACCGTTGAAGGAGAGATCAAAGAGTTGCAGGAACTCCTTCCAGAAATTCAGGAAAAAATCGCGGACATTAAAGACTTAAAGAAAGAAGCCAATGTGctaaaagatattaaagagGAGAGATTGAACGGGTGCTCCAGTGATGGTGAAGCAAATGAGGCTTCTGGAAGTGGTAGCAGTACGTCCAAACCTGCCAGCGATATATCGCATCTGGTAAGAAAAAAGCGCAAAGCGGAAGATGAAGAAGAATCTGCTTCTCTTTGCAAGAAATcaatgaaagagaaagacgtgGCGTGA
- the LOC139109064 gene encoding uncharacterized protein, whose protein sequence is MESSRVPRGPASRLIFLFVTLVLTVAATGLLCSAIMSDHWEEIKWDKEDLIRTNINLTWYLNGQVAKLESSVNHRNRHHAVKTSSFLVPMHGGIWIMCVSLSEEEMQLLSQMNFPQKRCVNYLTPNEVHEETRGDWQNRMQNLSISCSLVCLIILGCAALIGFFGLCRHQISAVLVTGVMYLLAATFALFTLTIICFKRAQNRGGTKPLADGPEDGVIGMPVFRNVLKARRVTTAWSMDLGWGGVTLCALASVAWILLSKIMRFSPIAAMIA, encoded by the exons ATGGAGTCAAGTCGCGTGCCCCGGGGCCCTGCTTCGCGTCTCATCTTCCTTTTCGTCACCCTCGTGCTGACCGTTGCAG CTACGGGGCTCTTATGCAGTGCGATAATGTCCGATCATTGGGAAGAGATCAAGTGGGACAAGGAAGATCTGATCCGCACGAACATCAACCTCACGTGGTATCTAAACGGTCAGGTGGCAAAGCTAGAGTCTTCCGTTAATCATCGAAATAGGCATCATGCCGTTAAAACTTCGTCCTTCCTAGTTCCCATGCATGGCGGGATTTGGATTATGTGTGTTTCATTATCAG AGGAAGAGATGCAGCTATTAAGTCAAATGAATTTTCCACAAAAGAGATGCGTTAATTACTTGACGCCGAATGAGGTGCACGAAGAAACTCGCGGGGATTGGCAAAACC gaATGCAAAATCTAAGTATCTCATGCTCTTTGGTGTGCCTAATTATTTTAGGATGCGCTGCACTTATAGGATTTTTCGGATTGTGTAGGCATCAAATATCGGCCGTCCTAGTAACAGGAGTGATGTACCTTCTTGCAG CAACGTTTGCGCTGTTCACGCTCACAATTATCTGCTTCAAGAGAGCTCAGAATCGCGGCGGGACCAAACCATTAGCGGACGGGCCCGAGGACGGCGTGATCGGCATGCCCGTTTTTCGCAATGTCCTCAAAGCGAGGAGAGTTACCACCGCGTGGAGTATGGACCTTGGCTGGGGTGGAGTTACCCTTTGTGCCCTTGCATCGGTCGCCTGGATCCTTCTCAGTAAAATCATGCGCTTCAGTCCGATCGCTGCTATGATAGCGTAG
- the Rpl4 gene encoding large ribosomal subunit protein uL4, translating to MSLSTARPLVTVYTDKNETSGDTISLPSVFKAPIRPDIVNVVHQLISTNRRQPYCVSKEAGHQTSAESWGTGRAVARIPRVRGGGTHRSGQGAFGNMCRGGRMFAPTKPWRRWHHRVNVNQKRYALVSAIAASGVPALVQSKGHMIQDVPEFPLVVSDKIQEYTKTKQAVVFLRRIKAWNDIQKVYKSQRFRAGKGKMRNRRRIQRRGPLIVYGQDQGIRKAFRNIPGISLMNINKMNLLKLAPGGHVGRFVIWTKSAFEQLDALYGTWRKESQLKKGYNLPFPKMANTDLSRLLKSEEIRKVLRAPRKKVVRRVKKLNPLTNTRAMLRLNPYAAVLKRAAILTAQKRQRERDVALAEKRGIPLPKKSRTSKTLVLLARRKTQLANYKSAAAAAKKPAKK from the exons ATG tcGTTATCAACAGCACGACCACTTGTTACGGTGTACACCGATAAGAATGAGACATCAGGCGATACGATTTCTTTGCCATCTGTCTTCAAGGCACCAATTCGTCCCGATATCGTCAATGTTGTGCACCAACTGATTTCTACGAACAGAAGACAGCCGTACTGCGTCTCTAAAGAGGCTG GTCATCAAACCTCTGCCGAGTCATGGGGTACTGGACGTGCCGTGGCCCGTATACCTCGTGTACGTGGTGGTGGTACTCACCGCTCTGGTCAGGGTGCGTTCGGTAACATGTGCCGAGGCGGGCGCATGTTTGCACCCACCAAGCCATGGCGACGTTGGCACCATCGTGTCAATGTAAATCAGAAACGTTATGCTCTTGTTTCTGCTATTGCTGCCTCTGGTGTTCCTGCACTCGTGCAGTCTAAag GACACATGATCCAGGATGTCCCGGAATTTCCGCTGGTCGTTTCTGATAAGATTCAAGAATACACGAAAACTAAGCAGGCTGTTGTCTTTTTGAGACGCATCAAGGCTTGGAATGATATTCAAAAG GTGTATAAATCTCAACGTTTCCGTGCTGGCAAAGGTAAAATGCGTAATCGCCGGCGCATTCAACGACGTGGACCCTTGATTGTATACGGCCAAGATCAA GGCATCCGTAAGGCATTCCGGAATATACCTGGCATTTCTTTGATGAACATCAACAAGATGAACTTGTTAAAATTGGCACCTGGTGGCCACGTTGGACGCTTTGTAATCTGGACGAAGTCTGCTTTTGAACAGTTGGACGCTCTTTATGGAACTTGGCGTAAAGAGTCTCAGCTTAAGAAAGGGTATAACTTGCCCTTCCCTAAAATGGCTAATACGGATCTATCCAGACTTCTGAAATCTGAAGAAATCCGTAAAGTCTTAAGAGCACctag GAAGAAGGTGGTGCGTAGAGTGAAGAAACTGAACCCGCTGACCAACACGCGGGCTATGTTACGTCTCAATCCATACGCCGCAGTTTTGAAACGCGCTGCTATCTTGACTGCGCAAAAACGTCAGCGCGAAAGGGATGTTGCTCTTGCCGAAAAACGAGGC ATACCATTGCCGAAAAAATCACGAACATCCAAGACTCTCGTGCTTTTGGCAAGGAGAAAAACTCAATTGGCAAATTACAAGTcagctgctgctgctgccAAGAAACCAGCTAAAAAGTAA